Sequence from the Egibacter rhizosphaerae genome:
CGGTCATCACCAGCAGGAACACGAGCGGCACGATCTGAGCGATCGGGTTCCGACGGCGCTTGAACACCCACACCGCGATCACCGACAGCGCGAGACCCGCAGTGAGCTGGTTCGTCGTCCCGAACAACTGCCACAGCTGTTCGAATGCGAGATCCCGGAACCAGGCCAGGGCGAGCGGGATGAGCGTGGCGATGACGGTCACCAGGGCGAGGTTGCGGCGCAGCACGGTGATGCCCGCGAGCCCGCCGATCTCCTGGATCACGTAGCGCTGCAGGCGCAGACCCGTATCCAGGGTGGTCGCCGCGAACGAGACCACCACGAGCGCGGCGAACGTCGAGGCGAACGCCGCGGTCATCCCGAGGTTCTGACCGAAGCCGCCAACCCCTTCGACGAAGTTGCCGACCGCGCCGGCATCCGCTGATTCAAAGGACGCATAGGCCTCGCTCCAGTCCATGCCGACGATCGCGAGCCCGGCTCCGGTGGCGAGGATCGCGCCGAGGGCCAGCGAACCCTCTCCGAGGGAGCCCATGTAGCCGACGTAGCGGGCGTCGGTCTCCTTGTCGAGTTGCTTGGCGGTCGTGCCGCTCGCCACGAGGGAGTGGAAGCCGCTGATGGCTCCGCAGGCGATGATCACGAACAGGAACGGGATCATCGGTGGTGCATCGTCCGGCACGTCCGGGTTGATCGCCGGTGCGGTCATCTCGGGCAGGACGACCTGGGTGAAGCCGATCACGCCCAAGAAGATGACTGCGAGCGCGATGAACAGCTGGTGGCTGTTGATGTAGTCGCGCGGTTGCAGGAGGATCCACACCGGGATCCTCGAGGCGATCCCCGCGTAGAGGAAGAGGATCAGCACCCAGACCTGCACGTCCTGCAACTCCAACCCGGCGATCGTCATCGTCTCGGGCAGCGCGATCGGGACGGCGTTGCCGAGCGGGATCGTCGCGTAGAGGATCGCCACGCCGATGAGTGAGGGAACGAGCGCCGGGGTCTGCTTCCGGTAGACGTACTGCCCGACGGCGATCGCCAGGGGGATCTCCACGAAGATCGGAATGATGACCTCGGGGAAGCCCACGAACAGGTTGCTGATCACGATCGCGAACACGGCGTTCACGAGTGTGAGCAGGAAGAAGATGATGAGCAGGAACAGCGTCCGCGATCGGTTGCTGATCACGTCCTGGGCGAGCGTGCCGATGTTGCGTGCACGGTGGCGCACGCTCACCGCGATCGACCCGAAGTCGTGGGCGCCGGAGGCGAAGATCGTGCCGAGCACGACCCAGATGAGGGCGGGCAGCCACCCCCAGACCACCGCGATCGCCGGCCCGACGATGGGGGCGGCCCCGGCGACCGACGTGAAGTGGTGGCCGAAGAGGACGTGCTTGTTGGTCGGCAGGAAGTCCACCCCGTCACGGAACTCGTGTGATGGGGTCAGGTACTGCTCCTCCAGCCCGTACACCTTCTCGGCGAGATACTTCGAGTAGTAGCGGTAGCCGAGGCCGTAGAGGAGGAAGACGACGATCGCGATGGCCAGAGCTGGCATCCTCCGCTCCTTCACACCTCGGGGGGACTCACGTCCACCCCCGTGTCGGCGACGTCGAAGCGCATCGCACCTAACCGCAGCATCTTCGCCTCGTCAACCACCGGACGACATGGAATGCATCCGATGTCTGACAGTGATATGACAGCACCCGCCGTCCGGGGTGCTGTCGTCGCCGAGATCGGCTGGCAGCGGGTGGACGGATCGGTGCGGGGTTCGGTCCACACCCCGCTGATCATCGACGGCATCCCGGGGTTGGCGCTCACCTACGCCGATCTGCCCGTCGCCGAGGAGTTGGCGAACGCTCGGCGGGTTGCGGTCGTGCTCACCGATGCCAGGAAGACGCTGCGGGGGTGGCAACCGATGGTGGCCACTGGTCCCCCGCCCGAACTCGAGCACGATCCTGAGGGCGAGCGCTTCCTCGCACAGGACGACCTGGTCGGGCAGGAACTGGCGAAGTACCCGCCCTCGCGCCTGCGCAGCGATTCCCTGCTCCAGCGTGGGGAGAATTGGTGGTACCAGTCGCGCGTGCTCGCGCGGTTCGTCGGCCTCTCACCGAGCCTTTGTCCCGAGGCGCGTACCAACCCGGACGATGGGGTCCTGCTCTACGCGGTTGACCACCGCCTGACGGCGGAGACCGTGCGCGTCGACGACTGGCACGCCGATCGGCTGCGGATCGAGCCTCTGGCGGGCACTGCGCCCGCGCCGCGTCAGCCGTCACCCGCCTGTCTGCTCCGACACGACCACTCCGACGATCTCGAGCGGCGAGCGACCTTCACGCTCACGGGCCGGTGGGACGGTGACCGGTTCACGGTGGCCACGCGCGAGGGGCAGGCCCACCTTCCCCCGGTACCCGGAGTATGGGCACGCATCAAGCAGGCGAAGGCGCTGGAGCGGGCCTGTCGCCGCGGGCTCCGCGCGGCGGGTCACTAGATCCTCGCGACATGAGGCCGGCGACCGTGATCGTGTCGGGCTGCTACTCGTCGGGGATGTCCCCGGCACGTGCCGCCTTCTCCGCCGCGCCGGCCTTCAGCTGCTCCGCGACCTCGTCGGTGCGTTCACGCAGCGCCTCCAACGAGCCCTCGTTCCAGATCACGTGGGTCGCGGCCTCCAGCTTCTCCTCGAGGGGCGCCTGGGACGCGATCCGGTCATGCGCGTCATCGGGCTCCAGGCCGCGGTGCGTGACGAGGCGGTCCTGCTGTGTCCCCTCCCGGGCGGCGACCACGACGACCGCGTCGAACGGCAGCGGCGTGTTCATCTCGACGAGCAGGGCGATGTCCACGACGACCAAGCCGCCGTAGTGCGCGAGGATCTCGAGCCGGTCAGCGATCGTCCTCAGGATCGGGGGGTGCGTGAGCTCGTTCAGGGCCGCGCGCTGCCCCGGTGAGCCGAACACGATCGCACCCAGCCGTTCCCGGTCGATGAAGCCCGCGTCGTCCAGGATCTCCTCGCCGAAGTGCTCGACGACGCGCTGATAGGCCGGCTCGCCGGGGAGGACGACCTCCCGGGCGATCTGGTCCGCGTCGATGAGCTCGGCCCCGTGCTCACACAGTCGTTCCGCGACCGTCGACTTGCCGGCCGCGATTCCGCCCGTCAAGCCCACGAGGTACATCGAGCATCCTCCGGTCCACGACGGCCCGACATGCGACGACCCGCCCGAAAGGGGCGGGCCGCAGCATATCTTGACCGATCCTCAGCGTTCGGTGCCCTCGCCGGCGTCGTCGTCGTCGCCGGCGTCGTCGTCGCCGGCGTCGTCGTCGTCCTCGGCTCCGGAGGTCTCGGCCTCACCGGACGAGGCGGCGCCGGGCGCCTCCAGCGATGCGGACTCGTCGGCCTCCTCGGTCGGCTCCTCCGCGGGCTCGGCCACCGACTCCTCGGCCATCGACTCAACCTCCGCCGGCTCCTCGGCCACCGACTCCTCGGCCGCCGACTCGACGTTCGCCGACTCGACGGTCGCCGACTCCTCGGCCGCCGACTCAACCTCCGCCGGCTCAACCTCCGCCGGCTCAACCTCCGCCGGCTCAACCTCCGCCGGCTCGGGCTGCTGCTCGACCTCCTCCTCGGCGGTTGACTCGCCGGCCTGTCCCCGCAGGTCGGCGAGCACGTCGCCCAGGCTCACCTCGCCACTGGCCTCGCCGCGCTGCTGCAGCGCGGCCTCGAGCGCGGCGCCGACGCTCGACGCGGGAGCCGCCGGCTCCTCGCCGGGCTCGGCCTCGGGCTCCGCGGCCTCCGCCTCGGGCTCCTCGGCGACGGCGATCGCCGGTTCCTCGCCGTAGCCGGCCTTCACGGCCTGCTTGAGCGAGAGCGAGATCCGACGGCGGACGTCGTCGATGTCGATGATCTTGACCGTGATCGGGTCACCGACCTTCACGACCTGCTCGGGGACCTCGACGTGCGCCTCGGCGAGCTCCGAGATGTGGACGAGGCCCTCGATGCCGTCCTCCACCTTCACGAACGCGCCGAACGGCACGATCTTGGTGACGTTGCCCTCGATGAACTCGCCCACGTAGTGCTGGCGGGCGAACTGGCGCCACGGGTCCTCCTGCGTGGCCTTCAGCGACAGCGAGACGCGTTCGCGGTCGAGGTCCACGTCGAGGACCTCGACCTCGACCTCCTGGCCCACCTCCACGACTTCGCCGGGGTGGTCGATGTGCTTCCAGCTGAGCTCCGAGACGTGGACCAGTCCGTCGACGCCGCCGAGGTCCACGAACGAGCCGAAGTTCACGATGCTCGACACGGTGCCCTTGCGGATCTCGCCCTTCTCGAGCGTCTCGAGGAACTCGCGGCGGAACTCGCTCTGGGTCTCCTCCAGGAACTTGCGGCGGCTGAGCACCACGTTGTTGCGGTTCTTGTCGAGCTCTATCACCTTGCACTCGAGCTCGCGCCCGACGTAGGGGTGCAGGTCGCGTACCCGCCGCATCTCGACGAGGCTCGCCGGCAGGAAGCCCCGGAGTCCGATGTCGAGGATGAGGCCGCCCTTGACGACCTCGATGACCGTGCCGGTGACCGTCGAGTCCGCGTGGTAGATCTCCTCGATCTTGCCCCAGGCACGCTCGTACTGAGCCCGCTTCTTGGAGAGGATGAGGCGGCCGTCCTGGTCCTCCTTCTGCAGGACCAGCGCCTCGATCACGTCGCCGAGTTGCACGACCTCGTTCGGGTCGACGTCGTGCTTGATCGAGAGCTCGCGCGAGGGGATGACACCCTCGGACTTGTACCCGATGTCGAGGAGGACCTCCTCGGGGTCGACCTTGACGACCACGCCCTCGACGATGTCGCCGTCGTCGAACTCCTTGATCGTCTCCTCGAGGGCCCGCTCGAACGCCTCGGCGGAGCCGAACTCCTCGAGGGCGATCTGGGCGCCTCGATCCCGCTCCTCGCGAGGCGCGGTCTCGAGCGTGGCGGTCGCCGTGCGCTGCGCGTCCTCGGCAGCGTCACGGGTCGTGTCGTCGGCGGTCTGGTCCATCGGGGCTCTCGGTCTCCTCGGTGCTTCTATCGGTGTCGTTTGGGTGTGTCAGGGCCGCCCGACCGCACGCACTCGTGCTGCGTCCGTCAGCAGGATTCCACGCTCCACGGGCCGCGGGTTGCATCGACGCACGCGAACGATGCCGCAGGGGCGGCCACCTAGTGTCCGTCACGGCGGCACAGGTGTCAACGCGCTGCGTGGCGCGCGCCTCCAGCCTGCCACGTGGGCGGCTGCGCGCCACCGGTGCGCGGCGGAGACGTCGCGCTCAGTGCTTCTCGGCGTCGTACCAGCTGCGGCCGGACGCGGTATCGACTTCGAGGGGGACCGCGAGCTGTGCGACGCCGCTCATCGCCTCGACGAGCAGGTCGGTCAGCTGGCCGACCTCGCCGGGAGCGGCTTCGCAGAGCAGCTCGTCGTGCACCTGAACGAGGAGGCGGCTCGCGAGCTGCCGGCGCTGCATCTCACCGTGGACGGCGATCATCGCCATCTTGATGATGTCCGCGGCCGTCCCCTGGATCGGTGCGTTGAGCGCCATGCGCTCCGCCATCTCGCGGCGCTGGCGGTTGTCGCTGCGCAGGTCGGGGAGGTAGCGCCGCCGCCCGAACAAGGTGGCGGTGTAGCCGTCGCGGCGGGCCTGGTCGACGACCCCGTCCAGGTAACCCTTCACCTTCGGGAACCGGGCGAAGTACGCGCCCATGAGCTCCCGCGCCTCGTCGGGTGGGATCCCGAGCTGCTGGGAGAGGCCGTACGCGCTGAGCCCGTACGCGAGCCCGTAGGTCATCCCTTTGATCCGGCTGCGGAGCATGTTGTCGACCGCGTCCAGTGGCAGCTCCCAGACCATGGCGGCCGTCTGGGCGTGGATGTCCTCCGCGGAGTTGAACGCGGCGAGCAGACCCTCGTCACCGGAGAGGTGGGCCATGACACGCAGCTCGATCTGCGAGTAGTCGGCGACGACGATCGCCTCGTTGCCCTCCCCGGCGACGAACGCCTGGCGGATCTCCCGGCCGGTCTCGGTACGGATCGGGATGTTCTGGATGTTCGGGTGCTGGCTGGACAGCCGCCCGGTCACCGCGACCGCCTGCATGTACTCCGGGTGGATGCGGCCGGTCCGGTCGTCGACGAGCGGTGGCAGGGCGTCCACGTAGGTGGACTTGAGCTTGGACACCTCCCGGTACTCGAGCAGTGCGTCCACGATCGGGTGCTCCTCCGCGATCGTGCGCAGCGCCTGCGCGTCGGTCGAGTAGCCCGTCTTGATGCGCTTCGTCTTGGGCAACCCGAGCTCGTCGAAGAGGACGACCTGGAGCTGCTTCGGGCTGTCGAGGTTGAACTCCCGACCGGCCTGCCCGAACACCTCCTCCCGCAGCCCCGCGATGCGGTCCGCGAGCTGCTCGCCGATGCCCGCCAGGACGTCGAGATCGATGGCGATCCCGTTGTGCTCCATCTCGCCGAGCACGGCCACGAGCGGGAGTTCCACCTCGTCGAGCAGATCGTGCTGGTCCCGCTCGGCCAACACGCCGTCGAGCACCTCCGCGAGCGCCACCACGGCATGGGCGGCACGGCCGAGATCCTCCGCGGCGCGCTTCCCGTCGCCGTCCTCGACCGCCATCGCCAACTGCCCGTCGTCCGCCGGCCCGTCCTCGCGTCGCAGGGTCGCGTTCAGGTACTGACCAGCCAGTGCCTCCAGGTCGTACGAGCGGCTGCCGGGTTGCGCGACGTAGGCGGCGAGCTCGGTGTCCATGCGCAGCGCGACGAGATCCCATCCTTGCGCGCGTGCGGCGTGCGTGAGCTCCTTCGCGCTGTGGGTGAGCAGCGGTCGGTCCGGGTCGGCGAGGGACGCGGCGAGAGCCTGCTGATCGGCCGCGGCCAGATCGTCGACCGAGGCGACGACGGGCTCGCGCTCCGCGGCAGCCAGCGCGACGCGGCGCAGGCGGACCCGTGGGGGGCGCCCATCGCTCTCGGGCAGGACGGCGATTCCGGCGCCGGGCGCGAGGGCCCCGAGCCACGCGGCGACGTCGCCCGCGCCGGCGTGGTGCGGAGCCACGTCGAGGACCGAGGCGCCGGCCTCCCCCTCGACACCCAGGGCCTCGGTCAGCCGCTCCCACAGGGCGGTGAACTCCAGCGTCTGGAAGACCTCCCGAACCGCGTCCCAGTCGACCTCGCCCATGCGCAGGTCGTCGAGTGGCAGCGGTACGTCGATGTCACGATCCAACAGCGCGACCCGGTGGCCCTTGCGCACCTCCTCCTCGTGCGCGGCGAGCGCCTCCCGCAGCTTCGGTCCCCCGATCTGGTCCAGGCTCGAGAAGATGCCGTCCAGGTCGCCGTGGGCGCCGAGCAGCTTCGCTGCCGTCTTGTCCCCCACCCCGGGCACGCCCGCGATGTTGTCGCTCGGGTCGCCCCGCAACGCCGCCAGCATGGGATAGCGGGCCGGTTCGACCCCGTAGCGCTCGGCGATGGCCTCCTCGTCCATGAGGCGCGTCTCGGTGATGCCCCGGGTCGTGTAGAGGACCCGCACGTGCTCGTCGACGATCTGGAAGACGTCCCGGTCGCCGGTCACCACCAGGACCTCCAGCCCCGCCATCGTGGCCATCCGCGCGTACGTGGCGATCACGTCGTCGGCTTCGACCCCGTCGATCACCACCTGCGGGATGGCGAGCGCCTCGAGCACCTCACCGATGAGCGGGACCTGGCTCCGGAAGGCATCCGGACTGGCCTCCCGCTGGCCCTTGTAGTCGGGCAGGATCTCGAGTCGCTGGGCGGGCCGCCCCCGGTCGAAGGCGACCGCGATGCGGTCGGGCCGGTGCTCGGCGAGGAGCTTGACCAGCATGCTGGTGAAGCCGTAGACGGCATTGGTGACCTGCCCGGTCGTCGTGGCGAGGTCCTCCGGGAGCGCGTAGAAGGCCCTGTAGGCCAGGCTGTGGCCATCGAGGAGCGCGAGGACCGGGCGTTCGTCGCTCTCCCCGGCCTCTCCGCCCCGGTCGGGCTCGTCGGGGACGGCGTGTTGCTGCTCGACCACCGCTCGCCTTTCGTGCAATTCGTCAGAGTCGTCCGGGATCGTGCCGGAACGTGCGGGACGCGGACGCCGCTGTGGCTCGCCGCAGGGCAGCCTATCCGGCGCTCGATGCCCGAGCGCCCCGCAGCCGCTCACGAGGCACGTCCGTCACTCCGCCGACGTGCCGCCGGAACTTCCCACTAGAGCCTTCGTAGGCTACGCTGCGCACTACGCGGGACGCGTGCCCGGGCGATTGGGCCCCTGGAGTGTCCACCAAGGCCGCACCTGCAGCCCCGCCCTGGCACGCCCACGCACGCCACCCGACAGGACTGCTCTGTGAGGCCCGACGACACGAACAGGGAGTGAACATGATGCGATCGACATCACTGCGACTGCTCGCGCTGG
This genomic interval carries:
- a CDS encoding carbon starvation protein A; its protein translation is MPALAIAIVVFLLYGLGYRYYSKYLAEKVYGLEEQYLTPSHEFRDGVDFLPTNKHVLFGHHFTSVAGAAPIVGPAIAVVWGWLPALIWVVLGTIFASGAHDFGSIAVSVRHRARNIGTLAQDVISNRSRTLFLLIIFFLLTLVNAVFAIVISNLFVGFPEVIIPIFVEIPLAIAVGQYVYRKQTPALVPSLIGVAILYATIPLGNAVPIALPETMTIAGLELQDVQVWVLILFLYAGIASRIPVWILLQPRDYINSHQLFIALAVIFLGVIGFTQVVLPEMTAPAINPDVPDDAPPMIPFLFVIIACGAISGFHSLVASGTTAKQLDKETDARYVGYMGSLGEGSLALGAILATGAGLAIVGMDWSEAYASFESADAGAVGNFVEGVGGFGQNLGMTAAFASTFAALVVVSFAATTLDTGLRLQRYVIQEIGGLAGITVLRRNLALVTVIATLIPLALAWFRDLAFEQLWQLFGTTNQLTAGLALSVIAVWVFKRRRNPIAQIVPLVFLLVMTVSVLVINTWSFVVEGEGLTQWLLGPMNVAILVLAIWLVVEAVLSLIRMRGARREEPVDAPDAPSHQ
- the coaE gene encoding dephospho-CoA kinase (Dephospho-CoA kinase (CoaE) performs the final step in coenzyme A biosynthesis.), producing MYLVGLTGGIAAGKSTVAERLCEHGAELIDADQIAREVVLPGEPAYQRVVEHFGEEILDDAGFIDRERLGAIVFGSPGQRAALNELTHPPILRTIADRLEILAHYGGLVVVDIALLVEMNTPLPFDAVVVVAAREGTQQDRLVTHRGLEPDDAHDRIASQAPLEEKLEAATHVIWNEGSLEALRERTDEVAEQLKAGAAEKAARAGDIPDE
- the rpsA gene encoding 30S ribosomal protein S1: MDQTADDTTRDAAEDAQRTATATLETAPREERDRGAQIALEEFGSAEAFERALEETIKEFDDGDIVEGVVVKVDPEEVLLDIGYKSEGVIPSRELSIKHDVDPNEVVQLGDVIEALVLQKEDQDGRLILSKKRAQYERAWGKIEEIYHADSTVTGTVIEVVKGGLILDIGLRGFLPASLVEMRRVRDLHPYVGRELECKVIELDKNRNNVVLSRRKFLEETQSEFRREFLETLEKGEIRKGTVSSIVNFGSFVDLGGVDGLVHVSELSWKHIDHPGEVVEVGQEVEVEVLDVDLDRERVSLSLKATQEDPWRQFARQHYVGEFIEGNVTKIVPFGAFVKVEDGIEGLVHISELAEAHVEVPEQVVKVGDPITVKIIDIDDVRRRISLSLKQAVKAGYGEEPAIAVAEEPEAEAAEPEAEPGEEPAAPASSVGAALEAALQQRGEASGEVSLGDVLADLRGQAGESTAEEEVEQQPEPAEVEPAEVEPAEVEPAEVESAAEESATVESANVESAAEESVAEEPAEVESMAEESVAEPAEEPTEEADESASLEAPGAASSGEAETSGAEDDDDAGDDDAGDDDDAGEGTER
- the polA gene encoding DNA polymerase I, translating into MVEQQHAVPDEPDRGGEAGESDERPVLALLDGHSLAYRAFYALPEDLATTTGQVTNAVYGFTSMLVKLLAEHRPDRIAVAFDRGRPAQRLEILPDYKGQREASPDAFRSQVPLIGEVLEALAIPQVVIDGVEADDVIATYARMATMAGLEVLVVTGDRDVFQIVDEHVRVLYTTRGITETRLMDEEAIAERYGVEPARYPMLAALRGDPSDNIAGVPGVGDKTAAKLLGAHGDLDGIFSSLDQIGGPKLREALAAHEEEVRKGHRVALLDRDIDVPLPLDDLRMGEVDWDAVREVFQTLEFTALWERLTEALGVEGEAGASVLDVAPHHAGAGDVAAWLGALAPGAGIAVLPESDGRPPRVRLRRVALAAAEREPVVASVDDLAAADQQALAASLADPDRPLLTHSAKELTHAARAQGWDLVALRMDTELAAYVAQPGSRSYDLEALAGQYLNATLRREDGPADDGQLAMAVEDGDGKRAAEDLGRAAHAVVALAEVLDGVLAERDQHDLLDEVELPLVAVLGEMEHNGIAIDLDVLAGIGEQLADRIAGLREEVFGQAGREFNLDSPKQLQVVLFDELGLPKTKRIKTGYSTDAQALRTIAEEHPIVDALLEYREVSKLKSTYVDALPPLVDDRTGRIHPEYMQAVAVTGRLSSQHPNIQNIPIRTETGREIRQAFVAGEGNEAIVVADYSQIELRVMAHLSGDEGLLAAFNSAEDIHAQTAAMVWELPLDAVDNMLRSRIKGMTYGLAYGLSAYGLSQQLGIPPDEARELMGAYFARFPKVKGYLDGVVDQARRDGYTATLFGRRRYLPDLRSDNRQRREMAERMALNAPIQGTAADIIKMAMIAVHGEMQRRQLASRLLVQVHDELLCEAAPGEVGQLTDLLVEAMSGVAQLAVPLEVDTASGRSWYDAEKH